The sequence CCGAAAACGAGTTCTATCCTGTCCATCCTGTCATCCTGTCCAAGAAGCGGGGTTGCGCATGAAGGCCAAGGCCATCGACCATATCTGCTTCGTCGTGCGCGACCTGGACGCCGCGGTCGCGCGCTACCGGGACACCCTGGGGATGGAGCCCGACGGGTTCTACACGGCGCCCTCCGAGAGCATCCGGGTGGCCCGGTACTACCTGGAGAACGTGGCCCTCGAGCTCATGGAGCCCACGAAGCCCGACAGCGAGGTGGGCCGCTTCCTGGAAAAGCGCGGGGAGGGGTTCTTCCTCATCTCCTACCGGGTGGACGACGTGGCGGCGGGCCTCGCCGAGCTCAAGGAGAAGCACTACCGCACCATCGACCGGGCGCCCCGGGAGCTCATGGGCAACCGCTACGCCTTCATCGCCCCGCCCCCCCAGATGCACGGCGTGCTCACCGAGATCCTGGACGGGGACTTCGACCGGAGCTATGACGACGGGGGGGATGACGCGTGACGCATCTGGTGCCGATTTCCTGGGGTCTCCGCAGGAGCGGGCTTGCTCGCGAACGACCCGTGCCTCGGCGCCCCCGCAGTGCGGTTCCCGGCCGAGCCCGCTTCTGCGCCGAGACCTGAGGCTGCACGCCATGGAGCCGACGTTCTCCTCCGTCGACGCCATCATCGAGGCCCTGGGGCGGGAGCACTACGTCGCCGAGCCGTCGCTGGCCACGGTGCTCTACCTGAGCCAGGTGCTGGAGAAGCCCCTCTTTCTGGAGGGGGCGCCCGGGGTGGGGAAGACCGAGCTCGCGGTGGTGCTCGCCCGGGCCCTGGACACGGCATTGATCCGCCTCCAGTGCTACGAGGGGCTCGACGCCTCCATGGCCCTCTACGAGTGGAACTACCCCCGCCAGATCCTGGAGATCAAGCTCCAGGAGGCCTGCGGCGACCGGGAGCGGCTCGCCGCGACGATCTTCCGGGAGGAGTTTCTCATCAAGCGACCGCTCCTCCAGGCCATCCAGCACCCCGGGCCCCGCCCCGCCGTGCTCCTCATCGACGAGCTCGACCGGGCCGACGAGGAGTTCGAGGCGTTCCTCCTGGAGCTCCTGGCCGACTACCAGATCACCATCCCGGAGCTCGGCACCGTGCGGGCGGCGGTCAAGCCCCTCGTCCTCGTGACCTCCAACCGCACCCGCGACGTGCACGACGCCCTCAAGCGCCGCTGTCTGTACCACTGGATCGACTACCCGGATTTCGAGAAGGAGTACGCCATCGTGCGGAGCCGTCTGCCCCGGGTCGAAGCCGAGCTCGCGGCCCAGGTGTGCCGGTTCATGGAGCACATCCGCACCGAGGAATACCTGAAGAAGCCCGGGGTGGCCGAGACCCTGGACTGGGCGGCGGCGCTCTTGGCGCTCAACCGCCACAGCCTGGACGCGGGGGCCGTGGAGGACACCCTGGGGTGCATCTTCAAGAACCAGCAGGACATCCAGGTCTTCCGGGGCGAGGTCTGGGCCGACGAGGCGCGGCGCGAGGCCTACCTGCGCGAGGTGAAGGAGAAGGTG comes from Thermodesulfobacteriota bacterium and encodes:
- a CDS encoding VOC family protein translates to MKAKAIDHICFVVRDLDAAVARYRDTLGMEPDGFYTAPSESIRVARYYLENVALELMEPTKPDSEVGRFLEKRGEGFFLISYRVDDVAAGLAELKEKHYRTIDRAPRELMGNRYAFIAPPPQMHGVLTEILDGDFDRSYDDGGDDA
- a CDS encoding MoxR family ATPase; this translates as MEPTFSSVDAIIEALGREHYVAEPSLATVLYLSQVLEKPLFLEGAPGVGKTELAVVLARALDTALIRLQCYEGLDASMALYEWNYPRQILEIKLQEACGDRERLAATIFREEFLIKRPLLQAIQHPGPRPAVLLIDELDRADEEFEAFLLELLADYQITIPELGTVRAAVKPLVLVTSNRTRDVHDALKRRCLYHWIDYPDFEKEYAIVRSRLPRVEAELAAQVCRFMEHIRTEEYLKKPGVAETLDWAAALLALNRHSLDAGAVEDTLGCIFKNQQDIQVFRGEVWADEARREAYLREVKEKVC